The sequence below is a genomic window from Haloferax mediterranei ATCC 33500.
TTCGTTGCTCTCGTCGTTGGCTTCGAGGTGGAGGTGCGACGGCCGACCCATCTCGTAGCCCTGTTCGACCGTCGCTTCGACAACCGAGTCGCCAAAGTATTCGTGCCGAGCGAGATAGCCCGCGAGACACCCGTTTGCACTCCCCGTCGCGGGGTCTTCGGCGACGCCGTGGCCCGGCGCGTACATTCGCGCTGCGAGGTCGTTCGCGTCGTCTCGCGGGTCCGGACAGAAAGGAAGGAGGTTCTCGACGCCCACATCGTCGAAAAACGCCCGGTACGCGGGCAGGTCCACTTCACTTCGACCCAGTGCGTCTCGGTCGCGGAGCGGAATCATCACCGCGGGCAGCCCGGTCGAGACGACTTGAACCGGCCAGTCAGCGTCGAGGTCGGCAACGTCGAGTGAGAGGACTTCGGCGAGCGTTTCGTGGTCCGGTTGGTCGCCGAATTCGGGTTCGTTCTGCGCCATCCAGTAGGTCTCTTCGCCAGCATCCTGTCGTACTTCGACTGGTATCGACCCGACACCGAGATTCAGTGTGACGTCGTCGCCGGCGTCGAACTGTTCGCGGAGGACGGCCGCAGTTCCGAGTGTGGGGTGACCGGCGAACGGAATCTCTCCGGCCGGTGTGAAAATGCGAACGTCGAAGCCGCGTTCCGGGTCGCCGCCCTCGATAAACGTCGTCTCCGAGTAGTTCATCTCGTTGGCGAGCGCGGCCATCTGGTCGTCGGAGAGCGTGTCGGCGTCCTCGAAGACGGCGAGTTGGTTTCCGGCGTACTTCTCGGTCGCGAACACGTCGAGGATGTGGAAGTCGTTTGTCGGCACGCGAGTTGCTGCACGCGGCAGCGAAAAAAGCGTATCTGCGGTCTACTCGTCGTCGCTGTCCGGGTACGGAATCTCGACTTTCTGGCCGTCCTCGGCGACGAACACCTCGCCCTTGTAGACCCCGCGGGCCTGTTCGAGCAGCGGTTTCGGGTTCGCCGCGTAGCGCGCCGAGATGTGGGTCAGCGCGAACCGACGAACGTCGGCGTCGCGGGCGACTCGTGCGGCCTCGCGGGCGGTCGAGTGTGCTGTTTTGGTGGCGCGTTCAGACTCTTCGTCGGTGAACGTCGCGTCGTGGACGAGTAAGTCGGCGTCGCGGGCAATCTCGATTGTCGAGTCGAGCGGGCGCGTGTCGCCGGTGTAGACGACTTTTCGACCCGGTCGGGGTTCCCCGACGACCTGCTCGGATTTGATGACGGTCCCGTCTTCGAGTTCAACGTCCTCGCCGGTGTGGAGGCGACCGAACGCCGGACCGACCGGGACGCCGAGTTCTTCGGCTTTCTCGCGGTTGAATCGGCCGGGGCGGTCGTCTTCGACGAGAGAATAGCCGACCGAGGAGGTCCGGTGTTCGGTTTCGAAGGCGCGGACTTCGTAGTCGTCGGCGCGGTAGGCGACGTTTCCGGGTTGCGTTTCGTGGACCGAGACGTGGAATCCGGGCTGGTAGCCGCCGGCGTGGACGAGCTTTTCGAGGTGTCGTTTGCTGCCCGGCGGGCCGTGGATGGCGAGCGCGTCGTCGCGCTCGTTGAAATCGAGGGTCTGAATCAGGCCGGGAATCCCGAGGATGTGGTCGCCGTGGAGATGCGTAACGAACAGGTGGCTGATGCCGAACCCGGTCCCGAACCGCATCATCTGGCGTTGGGTGCCCTCCCCGCAATCGAACAACAGGCGCTCGCCGTCGCGGTTCACGAGGAACGCGCTCGGCGCACGCGCCGTGGTGGGAACGGCCCCGCCGGTCCCGAGGAAGGTCGCGCGCATGGACATGCCCCACAATCGACGCGGCGGGACTAAACGTGCGTCGAATCCGTCGCGGCCGCGGTCGCTTTCCCACGGCGGTCGCTTTCCAACGGCGGGCGGTGACCACGACGCGGACCGACCGATTCTTACCCGACCGTCTGCTACGGCAGTCCAATGGACGCGCCGCTGTGGACCGAGACGCACGCGCCGACACTCGACGACCTCCCACAGCCGGAGGTCCGCGAACGTCTTCGACGCGCCGTGGACGAACCGATGAACCTCGTCGTGCAGGGACCGCCGGGCGTCGGCAAGACTGCCGCCGTCCGCGCACTCGCACAGGAAGCGCACGCCGACCCCGAAAACGACCTCATCGAACTCAACGTCGCGGACTTCTTCAACCGGACGAAAAAGCAGATTCGTGCCGACCCGCGCTTCGAGCAGTTCCTCGACGGTCGCAGCCGAATGGCGAAACGCGACATGATAAACCGCGTGCTCAAGGAATCGGCGAGTTACGCCCCGATGTCCGGGGAGTACAAGACAATCGTCCTCGACAACGCCGAAGCCATCCGCGAGGACTTCCAGCAGGCGCTTCGCCGCGTGATGGAACAGCACCACCGGACCACGCAGTTCGTCATCACCACGCGTCAGCCTTCGAAGCTTATCCCGCCGATTCGCTCGCGGTGCTTCCCCATCCCAATCCCCGCGCCGGACGACGAGACGCTCGAATCGCTCCTCGCCGACATTCTCGATGCCGAGGGCGTCGATTACGACGAC
It includes:
- a CDS encoding AAA family ATPase, whose amino-acid sequence is MDAPLWTETHAPTLDDLPQPEVRERLRRAVDEPMNLVVQGPPGVGKTAAVRALAQEAHADPENDLIELNVADFFNRTKKQIRADPRFEQFLDGRSRMAKRDMINRVLKESASYAPMSGEYKTIVLDNAEAIREDFQQALRRVMEQHHRTTQFVITTRQPSKLIPPIRSRCFPIPIPAPDDETLESLLADILDAEGVDYDDSGLQFLTDASNGNVRKAILSAQRTATEADEVTMSTVHAALGDVGFDDDLKTLLIQARDGDIKDARKTVTTLLDDEGYEGQELLRDILRVADATPERFADGELARLHELAGGIDLDLVTGIDDRLHITHLLTSWGAEVRNEA
- a CDS encoding PhzF family phenazine biosynthesis protein, which codes for MPTNDFHILDVFATEKYAGNQLAVFEDADTLSDDQMAALANEMNYSETTFIEGGDPERGFDVRIFTPAGEIPFAGHPTLGTAAVLREQFDAGDDVTLNLGVGSIPVEVRQDAGEETYWMAQNEPEFGDQPDHETLAEVLSLDVADLDADWPVQVVSTGLPAVMIPLRDRDALGRSEVDLPAYRAFFDDVGVENLLPFCPDPRDDANDLAARMYAPGHGVAEDPATGSANGCLAGYLARHEYFGDSVVEATVEQGYEMGRPSHLHLEANDESNEGDGGEEVTVHVGGRVEFVAKGNLV
- the rnz gene encoding ribonuclease Z translates to MRATFLGTGGAVPTTARAPSAFLVNRDGERLLFDCGEGTQRQMMRFGTGFGISHLFVTHLHGDHILGIPGLIQTLDFNERDDALAIHGPPGSKRHLEKLVHAGGYQPGFHVSVHETQPGNVAYRADDYEVRAFETEHRTSSVGYSLVEDDRPGRFNREKAEELGVPVGPAFGRLHTGEDVELEDGTVIKSEQVVGEPRPGRKVVYTGDTRPLDSTIEIARDADLLVHDATFTDEESERATKTAHSTAREAARVARDADVRRFALTHISARYAANPKPLLEQARGVYKGEVFVAEDGQKVEIPYPDSDDE